A region from the bacterium genome encodes:
- a CDS encoding ATP-binding protein, translating to MKTMQADIRGLIRNTFVSTGKPLMPVFEAISNSFHAIEDAQVPNGEILITATREPSLLDEVEPGTGNIVEFVISDNGIGMNDENYEAFLTADTTYKQTRGGKGIGRFTWLVVFERAVISSKYVNNGECFERKFTFSQEGITHYTLDKIEACTSGTDLRLCLIKNKYQKYISRKRLDVIARFIL from the coding sequence ATGAAAACCATGCAAGCTGATATCCGAGGTCTAATTCGCAATACGTTTGTCTCTACAGGAAAACCTCTAATGCCTGTTTTTGAGGCAATATCAAACTCATTTCACGCAATCGAGGATGCTCAAGTTCCAAATGGAGAAATACTTATAACTGCCACAAGAGAGCCTTCACTACTTGATGAAGTTGAACCGGGCACTGGTAATATTGTTGAATTTGTTATATCTGATAATGGTATAGGTATGAATGATGAGAATTATGAAGCCTTTTTAACAGCCGATACAACATATAAACAAACCCGAGGTGGAAAGGGGATAGGGCGTTTTACATGGCTTGTTGTATTTGAACGTGCAGTCATTTCAAGTAAGTATGTTAATAATGGAGAGTGCTTTGAAAGAAAATTTACTTTTTCACAGGAAGGTATTACGCATTATACCCTTGATAAAATTGAAGCGTGTACTTCTGGTACCGATTTGAGACTTTGCCTTATTAAAAATAAATATCAGAAGTATATCAGTAGAAAACGTTTAGATGTTATTGCACGGTTTATTTTATAA